One genomic region from Apteryx mantelli isolate bAptMan1 chromosome 7, bAptMan1.hap1, whole genome shotgun sequence encodes:
- the ADAM8 gene encoding disintegrin and metalloproteinase domain-containing protein 8, which produces MAPALALPLLLLLLLLRHGVSASLEEKLAHVEKYETVMPRRVPAARGKRDLSAQSTIYPDHVLYSIRAEGKDYVLHLEKNKELLGQHYTETHYSANGTEIIEKPDVQDHCFYQGHVQGYAISAASISTCKGLSGFFRVNETAYVLEPLGEDEAGWHAVYRAAHLRMKRGTCQESGATLEYDHEPKIAAAMKLHHWKSAPLHKGPRYVELVLVVDNEEFRKYKDLRMVQNRMKEIVNHVDKLYQPLHLRVALIGLEVWNNKNKITVSPNPEVTLDNFLHWRETELLKKKKHDNAQLITGIDFHGTTVGLAKKLAMCTRDSGGVNQDHSENPIGAASTMAHEMGHNLGMSHDEDFANCHCPVPKTDGGCVMAASVGLVYPKLFSSCSEHDMWQFLGDPRTSCLLNVPKADELYGGPVCGNQFVERGEQCDCGTPEECSDRCCNATTCQLREGAECARGACCQDCKVKAAGALCRASKNDCDLPEHCTGLSPECPEDVFQENGIPCQNGNGYCYNGACPSHSEQCRALWGAAAQVAPDICFKHNSEQNLYLHCLTESGKRPCSPKDVKCGTLLCLSENTSPVIGGGSYSLSFGRFKCKAAITDNDASGMVANLRLVPTGTKCGEEMVCYAGRCQNVLVYGNKNCSAKCNNHGVCNHKRECHCEPGWAAPYCEQKISEITTGGSSLVVAAMLAVLALSGILLGGGFVLIRGGGKRYFQKGRISTSPARGLTNPLFQEGGRKRLMQSELSRHDIGSPSLLTTTLDLQGARSVRPSRPAPEPPVPATQMMSPASPGQPSQGVAMLCLPPLPPASAKPLLAPREVKPNPPSKPLPALKSKELAWPRCTTGEAPLPPAPPVPPAKPVALLSQPRPDPAMPQRGVTPKVALKPPTARR; this is translated from the exons ATGGCCCCGGCCCTCGccctcccgctgctgctgctgctgctgctgctccgtcACG GTGTCTCTGCCAGCCTAGAGGAGAAGCTGGCCCATGTGGAGAAGTATGAGACGGTGATGCCTCGCAGGGTGCCAGCAGCTCGGGGGAAGAGGGACCTCTCTGCACAATCC ACCATCTATCCAGACCATGTCCTCTACAGCATCCGTGCCGAAGGCAAGGACTATGTTCTGCATCTGGAGAAGAATAA GGAGTTGCTTGGACAGCATTACACCGAGACGCATTACTCGGCCAATGGCACGGAGATCATAGAGAAGCCAGATGTTCAG GATCATTGCTTTTATCAAGGCCACGTTCAGGGGTATGCCATTTCAGCAGCAAGCATCAGCACCTGCAAAGGACTCAG TGGATTTTTCCGGGTAAATGAGACTGCCTATGTGCTGGAGCCCCTGGGTGAGGACGAGGCCGGATGGCATGCAGTGTACAGAGCAGCTCACCTGCGGATGAAGCGCGGCACATGCCAAGAGTCTGGTGCCACCCTGGAATATGACCACGAACCAAAAATTGCTGCAGCCATGAAGCTCCATCACTGG aaatcaGCTCCATTACACAAAGGGCCTCGGTATGTGGAGCTGGTCTTGGTTGTGGACAACGAGGAG TTCAGGAAGTACAAGGACTTGCGCATGGTGCAGAATCGCATGAAGGAAATCGTGAACCACGTTGACAAG CTTTATCAGCCTCTTCACCTGCGTGTGGCCTTGATCGGCTTGGAGGTGTGgaacaacaagaacaaaatcaCTGTGAGTCCCAACCCAGAAGTGACTCTGGATAACTTCCTCCATTGGCGTGAGACAGAACTGCTGAAGAAGAAGAAGCATGACAATGCCCAGCTGATCAC GGGCATAGACTTCCATGGAACAACCGTAGGCCTTGCAAAGAAGCTTGCGATGTGCACCAGGGACTCAGGTGGTGTCAATCAG GACCACAGTGAGAATCCTATTGGTGCTGCATCCACCATGGCTCACGAGATGGGACACAACCTGGGAATGTCTCATGATGAAGACTTTGCTAACTGCCACTGTCCTGTCCCCAAAACTGATGGAGGATGTGTTATGGCAGCGAGTGTTGG CTTGGTTTACCCCAAGCTCTTCAGCAGCTGCAGTGAACACGACATGTGGCAGTTCCTTGGAGACCCCAGGACCAGCTGCTTGCTGAATGTCCCCAAGGCTGATGAGCTGTATGGGGGGCCTGTGTGTGGGAACCAGTTCGTAGAGCGAGGAGAGCAGTGTGACTGCGGCACACCAGAG GAGTGCTCCGATCGCTGCTGCAATGCCACCACTTGCCAGCTGAGAGAGGGAGCTGAGTGTGCCCGTGGAGCATGCTGCCAGGACTGCAAG GTGAAGGCTGCCGGCGCACTGTGCCGGGCCAGCAAGAATGACTGTGACCTGCCTGAGCACTGCACTGGCCTCAGCCCTGAGTGCCCGGAGGACGTCTTCCAGGAGAACGGCATCCCGTGCCAGAATGGGAATGGTTACTGCTACAATGGGGCATGCCCCTCACATAGCGAGCAGTGCCGCGCGCTCTGGGGAGCAG CTGCCCAGGTGGCTCCTGACATCTGCTTTAAGCACAACAGTGAGCAAAACCTGTACCTCCACTGCCTCACCGAGTCAGGGAAGAGGCCCTGCAGCCCTAA GGATGTAAAGTGCGGTACCCTGCTGTGTCTGAGTGAGAACACCAGCCCTGTCATCGGCGGCGGCTCATACTCCCTCTCGTTTGGCCGCTTCAAATGCAAAGCAGCCATCACAGATAATGATGCCAGCGGGATGGTGGCCAATCTCAGGCTGGTTCCCACAGGCACCAAGTGCGGGGAGGAAATG GTCTGCTATGCCGGGCGCTGCCAGAATGTCCTGGTCTACGGCAACAAGAACTGCTCTGCAAAATGCAACAACCATGGG GTTTGCAATCACAAGCGGGAGTGTCACTGTGAACCAGGGTGGGCAGCGCCATACTGTGAGCAGAAGATTTCAGAGATCACCACAG GGGGCAGCAGCCTAGTTGTGGCAGCCATGCTGGCTGTGTTGGCACTCTCTGGCATTCTGCTTGGCGGAGGCTTTGTGCTCATCAGAGGCGGTGGGAAGAGATACTTCCAGAAAGG GCGAATCTCCACCAGTCCTGCCCGTGGCCTCACCAACCCACTGTTCCAGGAGGGTGGCAGGAAGCGGCTCATGCAGAGCGAGCTGTCACGGCATGACATCGGCAGCCCCAGCCTGCTCACCACTACCTTGGACCTGCAGGGTGCCCGCTCTGTGAGGCCCAGCCGCCCAGCTCCAGAG CCTCCTGTGCCAGCCACTCAGATGAtgtctccagcctctccaggccaGCCTTCGCAG GGTGTCGCAATGCTCTGTTTACCACCTCTGCCCCCGGCCTCTGCAAAGCCTCTGCTGGCTCCTAGAGAG GTGAAGCCAAATCCACCCAGCAAGCCTCTCCCGGCACTGAAGAGCAAGGAG CTCGCCTGGCCCCGCTGCACCACAGGAGAAGCACCATTGCCGCCAGCTCCTCCTGTCCCTCCTGCCAAGCCTGTAGCCCTGTTGTCCCAGCCACGTCCAGACCCTGCCATGCCCCAG agagGTGTCACCCCAAAGGTGGCCCTGAAGCCACCCACGGCCCGGAGGTGA